A window of Mucilaginibacter robiniae genomic DNA:
ACTAAACGTGGATGGCTGGTCTCAATATGATCCAACACACCTTCTGCCTTGTTAAATACTTCTACCTGATAGCCATTGTTGTCCAGTATATAGGATACTAAATCCAATATAAACTTGTTATCATCAATTACCAGTATCTTATTACTCATACCCTACGTGTTACAACATGCAAATTACAATAAAAATGCCAACCTATTAACCGATGGTTAATCCATGCTAATCAAAACCATCACTCAGCTTTCAAAACTGTTATTAAATAAGCACCTTTTCCCTCATAATCAAACCGTTAAGTTAAATAAAAAAACCACAAGCTATAATTTCCTCTTTTATTTAATTGCTTTAATTTACCCACAAGAAAATTTGTGCTTTATAATACATAAGTTGTTGTGTAAATAACACACTTAGACTCAATTTTTTTCCCATTTTTTTGAACAACTTTGTTGTTTTTGATTTTAGGTAATCTATCTTTCGGGCATGGATGCAGCACACCAACTCATAATGGCTAACGTAGGTAAACACTTATCACTTACCCCAGATGAAACTGCTTGCTTTAGCCAAATGCTGGTTCAGAAAAAGTTTAAGCGCAAACACTTTTTACTGCAACAAGGAGAAACTTGCCGGTATTCGGCGTTTGTAACCGGTGGTTGCTTGCGGGGCTATACACTAGACCGTAACGGCTTTGAACATGTACTAAGTTTTGCGCCATCTGATTGGTGGATGGCTGATATGTATAGCTTACTCACTCAACAGCCGGGTAGCTTGAATATTGAAGCTTTAGAAGATACCGAAGTATGGCTATTATCTAAGTACGATCAAGAACAACTTTACTTGCAAGTACCCAAATTTGAACGCTTTTTCCGCATTTTGACCGAAAAATCATTGATTGCCTATCAGCAACGTTTAATTGATAACTTGAGCCTCACAGCTAGCGAACGTTATGCCCGTTTTTGCCAACGCTATCCCACCCTTATTCATCATTTACCCCAAAAACAAATTGCCGCTTATATTGGCGTTACGCCTGAATTTTTCAGCAAAATGAAGAAGGAGTTTGGTTAATGGTTAATGGTTAATGGTTAATGGTTAATGGTTAATGGTTAATGGTTAATGGTTAATGGTTAATGG
This region includes:
- a CDS encoding Crp/Fnr family transcriptional regulator; the protein is MDAAHQLIMANVGKHLSLTPDETACFSQMLVQKKFKRKHFLLQQGETCRYSAFVTGGCLRGYTLDRNGFEHVLSFAPSDWWMADMYSLLTQQPGSLNIEALEDTEVWLLSKYDQEQLYLQVPKFERFFRILTEKSLIAYQQRLIDNLSLTASERYARFCQRYPTLIHHLPQKQIAAYIGVTPEFFSKMKKEFG